In a genomic window of Equus asinus isolate D_3611 breed Donkey chromosome 11, EquAss-T2T_v2, whole genome shotgun sequence:
- the LOC139046586 gene encoding ral guanine nucleotide dissociation stimulator-like isoform X7: MPTFCQATWSISRPLRLNGKELFKTLVPTHCLGSIWSERDNRERESLAPTVHDTVMHDNTVANCILVTCLGDASMTAQDTARVVELWIRVAEECRALGNFCSLHTILSALQSPAIARLQDTWEQVSSNRSLYAAETNTVPRRSVWDIWEWRPQGTRGEAPSTVPWGPRAQNTPVKSLIQAPGSLDLLGSQTNGTCLQACHSFSCLLACFLSPPCRESSRTWKKWVRREKRVSRELLVQWREMISGAGLPAGCYHPREDRNARRFVPAPPREGVVPSLVTFFCSLELLDATMEDYVEGNVLNCRKWNEQFKLMEEIELLQEAANLYTVQPDEHFGAWFQAVEPLSEEESYSLSCQLEPRYHWVRKIRLFFKHKKDRSGQNTRPSTKGPVVVVDDPPETS; encoded by the exons atgcctaccttctgccaggccacctggagcatctcaaggccattgaggctgaatggaaag gagctgttcaagacgttggtgcccacccactgcctcggctccatctggtctgagcgcgacaacagggaacgcgagtccctggcacccaccgtccatgacactgtgatgcacgacaacaccgtggccaattgcatcctcgtcacctgccttggggacgcgagcatgacagcgcaggacacggccagggtggttgagctgtggatcagggtggctgag gagtgccgagccctcgggaacttctgttccctccacacaatcctttctgccctgcagagccctgccattgcccgtctccaagacacctgggaacaagtttccag caacagaagcctctatgcagctgaaaccaacactgttccaaggagatctgtttgggacatctgggaatggaggccccaagggacaagaggagaggccccctccacagtcccatggggacccagagctcagaacaccccagtgaaatccctcatccaggccccaggcagtttggatctgctgggttctcaaacaaatgggacttgccttcaagcatgccacagtttttcttgcttgcttgcttgctttctttccccaccctgcagggagagttctcgaacctggaagaagtgggtcaggagagagaaacgcgtgagcagggagctgctagtgcag tggagggagatgATCAGCGGCGCAGGCCTCCCAGCggggtgctaccatccaagggaggacaggaacgcaaggagatttgtgccggctcctcctcgagag ggtgtcgtcccctccctggtgacgttcttctgttccctggagctgctggatgctacaatggaggattatgtggag ggcaatgtgctcaactgtcggaaatggaatgag caattcaaactgatggaggagatcgagctgctccaggaggctgcaaatctgtacaccgtgcagcccgacgagcactttggggcctggttccaggccgtggagcccctgagcgaggaggagag ctacagcctgtcctgccagctggagccccgataccactgggtcagaaagattcgactcttcttcaaacacAAGAAGGACCGCTCAGGGCAGA acaccagaccctccaccaagggcccagtggtggtggttgatgaccctcctgagaccagctga
- the LOC139046586 gene encoding ral guanine nucleotide dissociation stimulator-like isoform X5, whose amino-acid sequence MPSSPLGHMEAAWPIACGMLEDRTTSQMLSISCWEPGWAKGRIAGSPCGFPVGPCSWPLCTSALVAPTWRAMPTFCQATWSISRPLRLNGKELFKTLVPTHCLGSIWSERDNRERESLAPTVHDTVMHDNTVANCILVTCLGDASMTAQDTARVVELWIRVAEECRALGNFCSLHTILSALQSPAIARLQDTWEQVSRESSRTWKKWVRREKRVSRELLVQEATSVLKTAERARQGAQERQQQQERGVVPSLVTFFCSLELLDATMEDYVEGNVLNCRKWNEQFKLMEEIELLQEAANLYTVQPDEHFGAWFQAVEPLSEEESYSLSCQLEPRYHWVRKIRLFFKHKKDRSGQNTRPSTKGPVVVVDDPPETS is encoded by the exons atgccctcatcccctttgggacacatggaggcagcttggcccattgcgtgcgggatgctggaggacaggaccacctcccaaa tgctatctatttcctgctgggaacctggctgggccaagggcaggattgcagggagcccctgtgGTTTCCCtgttggaccctgcagctggccactctgcacgtcagctttggtggctccgacgtggagggccatgcctaccttctgccaggccacctggagcatctcaaggccattgaggctgaatggaaag gagctgttcaagacgttggtgcccacccactgcctcggctccatctggtctgagcgcgacaacagggaacgcgagtccctggcacccaccgtccatgacactgtgatgcacgacaacaccgtggccaattgcatcctcgtcacctgccttggggacgcgagcatgacagcgcaggacacggccagggtggttgagctgtggatcagggtggctgag gagtgccgagccctcgggaacttctgttccctccacacaatcctttctgccctgcagagccctgccattgcccgtctccaagacacctgggaacaagtttccag ggagagttctcgaacctggaagaagtgggtcaggagagagaaacgcgtgagcagggagctgctagtgcag GAGGCGACCTCtgtgttaaagactgcagagagggcccgccagggagcccaggagaggcagcagcagcaggagagg ggtgtcgtcccctccctggtgacgttcttctgttccctggagctgctggatgctacaatggaggattatgtggag ggcaatgtgctcaactgtcggaaatggaatgag caattcaaactgatggaggagatcgagctgctccaggaggctgcaaatctgtacaccgtgcagcccgacgagcactttggggcctggttccaggccgtggagcccctgagcgaggaggagag ctacagcctgtcctgccagctggagccccgataccactgggtcagaaagattcgactcttcttcaaacacAAGAAGGACCGCTCAGGGCAGA acaccagaccctccaccaagggcccagtggtggtggttgatgaccctcctgagaccagctga
- the LOC139046586 gene encoding ral guanine nucleotide dissociation stimulator-like isoform X2, with translation MPSSPLGHMEAAWPIACGMLEDRTTSQMLSISCWEPGWAKGRIAGSPCGFPVGPCSWPLCTSALVAPTWRAMPTFCQATWSISRPLRLNGKELFKTLVPTHCLGSIWSERDNRERESLAPTVHDTVMHDNTVANCILVTCLGDASMTAQDTARVVELWIRVAEECRALGNFCSLHTILSALQSPAIARLQDTWEQVSSNRSLYAAETNTVPRRSVWDIWEWRPQGTRGEAPSTVPWGPRAQNTPVKSLIQAPGSLDLLGSQTNGTCLQACHSFSCLLACFLSPPCRESSRTWKKWVRREKRVSRELLVQEATSVLKTAERARQGAQERQQQQERGVVPSLVTFFCSLELLDATMEDYVEGNVLNCRKWNEQFKLMEEIELLQEAANLYTVQPDEHFGAWFQAVEPLSEEESYSLSCQLEPRYHWVRKIRLFFKHKKDRSGQNTRPSTKGPVVVVDDPPETS, from the exons atgccctcatcccctttgggacacatggaggcagcttggcccattgcgtgcgggatgctggaggacaggaccacctcccaaa tgctatctatttcctgctgggaacctggctgggccaagggcaggattgcagggagcccctgtgGTTTCCCtgttggaccctgcagctggccactctgcacgtcagctttggtggctccgacgtggagggccatgcctaccttctgccaggccacctggagcatctcaaggccattgaggctgaatggaaag gagctgttcaagacgttggtgcccacccactgcctcggctccatctggtctgagcgcgacaacagggaacgcgagtccctggcacccaccgtccatgacactgtgatgcacgacaacaccgtggccaattgcatcctcgtcacctgccttggggacgcgagcatgacagcgcaggacacggccagggtggttgagctgtggatcagggtggctgag gagtgccgagccctcgggaacttctgttccctccacacaatcctttctgccctgcagagccctgccattgcccgtctccaagacacctgggaacaagtttccag caacagaagcctctatgcagctgaaaccaacactgttccaaggagatctgtttgggacatctgggaatggaggccccaagggacaagaggagaggccccctccacagtcccatggggacccagagctcagaacaccccagtgaaatccctcatccaggccccaggcagtttggatctgctgggttctcaaacaaatgggacttgccttcaagcatgccacagtttttcttgcttgcttgcttgctttctttccccaccctgcagggagagttctcgaacctggaagaagtgggtcaggagagagaaacgcgtgagcagggagctgctagtgcag GAGGCGACCTCtgtgttaaagactgcagagagggcccgccagggagcccaggagaggcagcagcagcaggagagg ggtgtcgtcccctccctggtgacgttcttctgttccctggagctgctggatgctacaatggaggattatgtggag ggcaatgtgctcaactgtcggaaatggaatgag caattcaaactgatggaggagatcgagctgctccaggaggctgcaaatctgtacaccgtgcagcccgacgagcactttggggcctggttccaggccgtggagcccctgagcgaggaggagag ctacagcctgtcctgccagctggagccccgataccactgggtcagaaagattcgactcttcttcaaacacAAGAAGGACCGCTCAGGGCAGA acaccagaccctccaccaagggcccagtggtggtggttgatgaccctcctgagaccagctga
- the LOC139046586 gene encoding uncharacterized protein isoform X6, protein MPSSPLGHMEAAWPIACGMLEDRTTSQMLSISCWEPGWAKGRIAGSPCGFPVGPCSWPLCTSALVAPTWRAMPTFCQATWSISRPLRLNGKELFKTLVPTHCLGSIWSERDNRERESLAPTVHDTVMHDNTVANCILVTCLGDASMTAQDTARVVELWIRVAEECRALGNFCSLHTILSALQSPAIARLQDTWEQVSSNRSLYAAETNTVPRRSVWDIWEWRPQGTRGEAPSTVPWGPRAQNTPVKSLIQAPGSLDLLGSQTNGTCLQACHSFSCLLACFLSPPCRESSRTWKKWVRREKRVSRELLVQWREMISGAGLPAGCYHPREDRNARRFVPAPPREVRGEQ, encoded by the exons atgccctcatcccctttgggacacatggaggcagcttggcccattgcgtgcgggatgctggaggacaggaccacctcccaaa tgctatctatttcctgctgggaacctggctgggccaagggcaggattgcagggagcccctgtgGTTTCCCtgttggaccctgcagctggccactctgcacgtcagctttggtggctccgacgtggagggccatgcctaccttctgccaggccacctggagcatctcaaggccattgaggctgaatggaaag gagctgttcaagacgttggtgcccacccactgcctcggctccatctggtctgagcgcgacaacagggaacgcgagtccctggcacccaccgtccatgacactgtgatgcacgacaacaccgtggccaattgcatcctcgtcacctgccttggggacgcgagcatgacagcgcaggacacggccagggtggttgagctgtggatcagggtggctgag gagtgccgagccctcgggaacttctgttccctccacacaatcctttctgccctgcagagccctgccattgcccgtctccaagacacctgggaacaagtttccag caacagaagcctctatgcagctgaaaccaacactgttccaaggagatctgtttgggacatctgggaatggaggccccaagggacaagaggagaggccccctccacagtcccatggggacccagagctcagaacaccccagtgaaatccctcatccaggccccaggcagtttggatctgctgggttctcaaacaaatgggacttgccttcaagcatgccacagtttttcttgcttgcttgcttgctttctttccccaccctgcagggagagttctcgaacctggaagaagtgggtcaggagagagaaacgcgtgagcagggagctgctagtgcag tggagggagatgATCAGCGGCGCAGGCCTCCCAGCggggtgctaccatccaagggaggacaggaacgcaaggagatttgtgccggctcctcctcgagaggtgaggggagagcagtga
- the LOC139046586 gene encoding ral guanine nucleotide dissociation stimulator-like isoform X3, which translates to MIWVQIPAPSLINTVTWADFFLPKPSLSPSEQGTVETDTQHLLYRVAVPMNEELFKTLVPTHCLGSIWSERDNRERESLAPTVHDTVMHDNTVANCILVTCLGDASMTAQDTARVVELWIRVAEECRALGNFCSLHTILSALQSPAIARLQDTWEQVSSNRSLYAAETNTVPRRSVWDIWEWRPQGTRGEAPSTVPWGPRAQNTPVKSLIQAPGSLDLLGSQTNGTCLQACHSFSCLLACFLSPPCRESSRTWKKWVRREKRVSRELLVQWREMISGAGLPAGCYHPREDRNARRFVPAPPREGVVPSLVTFFCSLELLDATMEDYVEGNVLNCRKWNEQFKLMEEIELLQEAANLYTVQPDEHFGAWFQAVEPLSEEESYSLSCQLEPRYHWVRKIRLFFKHKKDRSGQNTRPSTKGPVVVVDDPPETS; encoded by the exons atgatctgggtccaaatccctgctccctcccttatcaacactgtgacctgggcagatttctttctccccaagccttcgctgtcccctagcgaacaggggacagtagagacggacactcagcacctgctgtacagggtggctgtgccgatgaatgag gagctgttcaagacgttggtgcccacccactgcctcggctccatctggtctgagcgcgacaacagggaacgcgagtccctggcacccaccgtccatgacactgtgatgcacgacaacaccgtggccaattgcatcctcgtcacctgccttggggacgcgagcatgacagcgcaggacacggccagggtggttgagctgtggatcagggtggctgag gagtgccgagccctcgggaacttctgttccctccacacaatcctttctgccctgcagagccctgccattgcccgtctccaagacacctgggaacaagtttccag caacagaagcctctatgcagctgaaaccaacactgttccaaggagatctgtttgggacatctgggaatggaggccccaagggacaagaggagaggccccctccacagtcccatggggacccagagctcagaacaccccagtgaaatccctcatccaggccccaggcagtttggatctgctgggttctcaaacaaatgggacttgccttcaagcatgccacagtttttcttgcttgcttgcttgctttctttccccaccctgcagggagagttctcgaacctggaagaagtgggtcaggagagagaaacgcgtgagcagggagctgctagtgcag tggagggagatgATCAGCGGCGCAGGCCTCCCAGCggggtgctaccatccaagggaggacaggaacgcaaggagatttgtgccggctcctcctcgagag ggtgtcgtcccctccctggtgacgttcttctgttccctggagctgctggatgctacaatggaggattatgtggag ggcaatgtgctcaactgtcggaaatggaatgag caattcaaactgatggaggagatcgagctgctccaggaggctgcaaatctgtacaccgtgcagcccgacgagcactttggggcctggttccaggccgtggagcccctgagcgaggaggagag ctacagcctgtcctgccagctggagccccgataccactgggtcagaaagattcgactcttcttcaaacacAAGAAGGACCGCTCAGGGCAGA acaccagaccctccaccaagggcccagtggtggtggttgatgaccctcctgagaccagctga
- the LOC139046586 gene encoding ral guanine nucleotide dissociation stimulator-like isoform X4: protein MPSSPLGHMEAAWPIACGMLEDRTTSQMLSISCWEPGWAKGRIAGSPCGFPVGPCSWPLCTSALVAPTWRAMPTFCQATWSISRPLRLNGKELFKTLVPTHCLGSIWSERDNRERESLAPTVHDTVMHDNTVANCILVTCLGDASMTAQDTARVVELWIRVAEECRALGNFCSLHTILSALQSPAIARLQDTWEQVSRESSRTWKKWVRREKRVSRELLVQWREMISGAGLPAGCYHPREDRNARRFVPAPPREGVVPSLVTFFCSLELLDATMEDYVEGNVLNCRKWNEQFKLMEEIELLQEAANLYTVQPDEHFGAWFQAVEPLSEEESYSLSCQLEPRYHWVRKIRLFFKHKKDRSGQNTRPSTKGPVVVVDDPPETS, encoded by the exons atgccctcatcccctttgggacacatggaggcagcttggcccattgcgtgcgggatgctggaggacaggaccacctcccaaa tgctatctatttcctgctgggaacctggctgggccaagggcaggattgcagggagcccctgtgGTTTCCCtgttggaccctgcagctggccactctgcacgtcagctttggtggctccgacgtggagggccatgcctaccttctgccaggccacctggagcatctcaaggccattgaggctgaatggaaag gagctgttcaagacgttggtgcccacccactgcctcggctccatctggtctgagcgcgacaacagggaacgcgagtccctggcacccaccgtccatgacactgtgatgcacgacaacaccgtggccaattgcatcctcgtcacctgccttggggacgcgagcatgacagcgcaggacacggccagggtggttgagctgtggatcagggtggctgag gagtgccgagccctcgggaacttctgttccctccacacaatcctttctgccctgcagagccctgccattgcccgtctccaagacacctgggaacaagtttccag ggagagttctcgaacctggaagaagtgggtcaggagagagaaacgcgtgagcagggagctgctagtgcag tggagggagatgATCAGCGGCGCAGGCCTCCCAGCggggtgctaccatccaagggaggacaggaacgcaaggagatttgtgccggctcctcctcgagag ggtgtcgtcccctccctggtgacgttcttctgttccctggagctgctggatgctacaatggaggattatgtggag ggcaatgtgctcaactgtcggaaatggaatgag caattcaaactgatggaggagatcgagctgctccaggaggctgcaaatctgtacaccgtgcagcccgacgagcactttggggcctggttccaggccgtggagcccctgagcgaggaggagag ctacagcctgtcctgccagctggagccccgataccactgggtcagaaagattcgactcttcttcaaacacAAGAAGGACCGCTCAGGGCAGA acaccagaccctccaccaagggcccagtggtggtggttgatgaccctcctgagaccagctga
- the LOC139046586 gene encoding ral guanine nucleotide dissociation stimulator-like isoform X1 codes for MPSSPLGHMEAAWPIACGMLEDRTTSQMLSISCWEPGWAKGRIAGSPCGFPVGPCSWPLCTSALVAPTWRAMPTFCQATWSISRPLRLNGKELFKTLVPTHCLGSIWSERDNRERESLAPTVHDTVMHDNTVANCILVTCLGDASMTAQDTARVVELWIRVAEECRALGNFCSLHTILSALQSPAIARLQDTWEQVSSNRSLYAAETNTVPRRSVWDIWEWRPQGTRGEAPSTVPWGPRAQNTPVKSLIQAPGSLDLLGSQTNGTCLQACHSFSCLLACFLSPPCRESSRTWKKWVRREKRVSRELLVQWREMISGAGLPAGCYHPREDRNARRFVPAPPREGVVPSLVTFFCSLELLDATMEDYVEGNVLNCRKWNEQFKLMEEIELLQEAANLYTVQPDEHFGAWFQAVEPLSEEESYSLSCQLEPRYHWVRKIRLFFKHKKDRSGQNTRPSTKGPVVVVDDPPETS; via the exons atgccctcatcccctttgggacacatggaggcagcttggcccattgcgtgcgggatgctggaggacaggaccacctcccaaa tgctatctatttcctgctgggaacctggctgggccaagggcaggattgcagggagcccctgtgGTTTCCCtgttggaccctgcagctggccactctgcacgtcagctttggtggctccgacgtggagggccatgcctaccttctgccaggccacctggagcatctcaaggccattgaggctgaatggaaag gagctgttcaagacgttggtgcccacccactgcctcggctccatctggtctgagcgcgacaacagggaacgcgagtccctggcacccaccgtccatgacactgtgatgcacgacaacaccgtggccaattgcatcctcgtcacctgccttggggacgcgagcatgacagcgcaggacacggccagggtggttgagctgtggatcagggtggctgag gagtgccgagccctcgggaacttctgttccctccacacaatcctttctgccctgcagagccctgccattgcccgtctccaagacacctgggaacaagtttccag caacagaagcctctatgcagctgaaaccaacactgttccaaggagatctgtttgggacatctgggaatggaggccccaagggacaagaggagaggccccctccacagtcccatggggacccagagctcagaacaccccagtgaaatccctcatccaggccccaggcagtttggatctgctgggttctcaaacaaatgggacttgccttcaagcatgccacagtttttcttgcttgcttgcttgctttctttccccaccctgcagggagagttctcgaacctggaagaagtgggtcaggagagagaaacgcgtgagcagggagctgctagtgcag tggagggagatgATCAGCGGCGCAGGCCTCCCAGCggggtgctaccatccaagggaggacaggaacgcaaggagatttgtgccggctcctcctcgagag ggtgtcgtcccctccctggtgacgttcttctgttccctggagctgctggatgctacaatggaggattatgtggag ggcaatgtgctcaactgtcggaaatggaatgag caattcaaactgatggaggagatcgagctgctccaggaggctgcaaatctgtacaccgtgcagcccgacgagcactttggggcctggttccaggccgtggagcccctgagcgaggaggagag ctacagcctgtcctgccagctggagccccgataccactgggtcagaaagattcgactcttcttcaaacacAAGAAGGACCGCTCAGGGCAGA acaccagaccctccaccaagggcccagtggtggtggttgatgaccctcctgagaccagctga